A window of Cryptomeria japonica chromosome 3, Sugi_1.0, whole genome shotgun sequence contains these coding sequences:
- the LOC131874092 gene encoding uncharacterized protein LOC131874092, which yields MERSEEEKGNGRAKNSNFLGGRTRLAARQLVAGDSGSPLEGESLDGKEPNAHLDSRDPDHVGRGLNLGSPIEGIESHGKDLEAPLNSGNLDGGPNSSGPIGKWSSLFGIKPKEQAKELPDGIMQLKGNKIPKGLVSLERLFDRHDAYKKNKGDKSPEVQDILGYRKINIDKSLQESLLKTFHDEAYGDHFSSIVTAYKILRNCYYWPWMFRDVYAWVAKCEKCKLFTGKPQIAALPLRPWVVDEPFKQWGLDFIGP from the exons ATGGAGAGGAGTGAAGAGGAGAAGGGGAATGGTCgggccaaaaattcaaattttttgggtGGGAGAACTCGATTAGCAGCAAGACAGCTTGTAGCAGGCGATTCAGGGAGCCCTTTGGAGGGGGAGAGTTTAGATGGTAAGGAACCCAATGCCCATTTGGATTCGAGGGACCCAGATCATGTGGGGAGAGGATTGAA TTTAGGGAGCCCTATCGAGGGAATAGAATCTCATGGGAAGGATCTTGAGGCTCCTTTGAATTCGGGGAACCTAGATGGGGGGCCCAATTCAAGCGGACCTATTGGTAAATGGTCTTCTTTGTTTGgtatcaaacccaaag AACAAGCCAAGGAGTTGCCCGATGGAATTATGCagttgaaaggaaacaagatccctaaaGGGTTGGTTTCATTGGAGCGTCTGTTTGATCGTCATGACGCCTACAAGAAGAACAAAGGTGATAAATCCCCTGAGGTTCAGGATATTTTAGGCTACAGGAAGATCAACATCG ATAAATCGCTCCAAGAGTCTCTGTTGAAAACATTTCATGACGAAGCCTATGGCGACCATTTCTCATCAATAGTGACTGCTTACAAGATTTTGaggaattgttattattggccaTGGATGTTCAGGGATGTGTATGCATGGGTAGCGAAGTGTGAGAAATGTAAGTTGTTCACAGGTAAGCCACAAATTGCAGCATTACCACTCCGACCCTGGGTTGTTgatgaacccttcaaacaatggggtttggattttataggCCCTTGA